In Macaca thibetana thibetana isolate TM-01 chromosome Y, ASM2454274v1, whole genome shotgun sequence, one genomic interval encodes:
- the LOC126947190 gene encoding eukaryotic translation initiation factor 1A, Y-chromosomal, which produces MPKNKGKGGKNRRRGKNENESEKRELVFKEDGQEYAQVIKMLGNGRLEALCFDGVKRLCHIRGKLRKKVWINTSDIILVGLRDYQDNKADVILKYNADEARSLKAYGELPEHAKINETDTFGPGDDDEIQFDDIGDDDEDIDDI; this is translated from the exons ATGCCCAAAAATAAAG GTAAAGGAGGTAAAAACAGGCGCAGGGGTAAAAATGAGAATGAATCTGAAAAAAGAGAGCTGGTGTTTAAAGAGGATGGACAAG AGTATGCTCAGGTAATCAAAATGTTGGGAAATGGACGATTGGAAGCACTGTGTTTTGATGGTGTAAAGAGGTTATGCCATATCAGAGGGAAATTGAGAAAAAAG GTTTGGATAAATACTTCAGACATTATATTGGTTGGTCTACGAGACTATCag gATAACAAAGCTGATGTAATTTTAAAGTACAATGCAGATGAAGCTAGAAGCCTGAAGGCATATGGCGAGCTTCCAGAGCATG ctaaaatcaatgaaacagacacATTTGGTCCTGGAGATGATGATGAAATCCAATTTGATGATATTGGAGATGACGATGAAGACATTGATGAT ATCTAA